In Lactococcus paracarnosus, a genomic segment contains:
- a CDS encoding helix-turn-helix domain-containing protein yields MDKKQIGLTLKQQRKRLGWTQKELAKGICSQALLSHLEAGDYMPAAHIFIALYQKLGLTESLMTLETYFPISNTPALNDKCELLCRAHHYAALKTFLLADETIDTIRDTDFQAYYYYLGVAQIQLGDPLAAKVHLKLALAETEKVTAISRLSLACLGGIAAQAQQVKQATDYFDQAFDLLNETADSRYDENVNALFYIKAYSQKLLKQNTDALNTLEEGITFSANHHSHYMISNFYYLAALLVDADISKQYQHNSQLFEALYHEKVFDNI; encoded by the coding sequence ATGGATAAAAAACAAATTGGGCTGACACTCAAGCAACAACGTAAGCGCTTAGGATGGACACAAAAAGAACTTGCAAAAGGCATTTGCTCACAAGCCTTGTTGTCACACTTGGAAGCTGGTGACTACATGCCAGCTGCTCATATATTCATCGCCCTTTATCAAAAGCTGGGTCTCACAGAGAGTCTGATGACCCTGGAAACTTATTTTCCTATATCAAACACACCTGCTTTAAATGATAAGTGTGAGTTACTTTGTCGCGCACATCACTATGCTGCCTTAAAAACTTTCTTACTAGCTGATGAAACGATCGACACGATTAGGGATACCGATTTCCAGGCCTACTATTATTATTTAGGCGTAGCCCAAATCCAGCTTGGAGACCCCCTTGCTGCCAAAGTCCATCTCAAATTAGCGCTTGCAGAAACAGAGAAAGTAACAGCTATTTCAAGACTGAGTCTCGCCTGTTTAGGTGGGATTGCGGCACAAGCACAGCAGGTCAAACAGGCAACTGACTATTTTGATCAGGCCTTTGATTTGTTGAATGAGACAGCTGATTCACGCTATGATGAAAACGTCAATGCCCTATTTTATATCAAGGCCTACAGTCAAAAGTTATTGAAGCAAAATACAGATGCGCTTAACACGCTTGAAGAGGGCATCACATTTTCAGCTAACCATCACTCACACTATATGATCAGTAACTTTTATTACTTGGCGGCCCTACTCGTTGATGCCGATATCAGCAAGCAATATCAGCATAATAGTCAACTTTTTGAAGCCCTTTATCATGAAAAAGTTTTTGATAACATCTAA
- a CDS encoding SDR family NAD(P)-dependent oxidoreductase — protein MEKKIIVILGGTSGVGKAIAQSFNKDEAHVIIVGRSEIKAQAIISQAQAHIDFVGGDLTDFQAQQDVVNQIGRYVDHVDVLIDTFGVFPNTPQVNIRQNLQVHAEVIQLLIPLLAKSKQARLALVTGHQLAIKLSPICERQDNTIARGIWEITHKTLLMTLLAAVLSSKNMMANSFYPGEVQSELMSWTKNLSNQTVSVGRFLALSDTLDDVTGKMFDQFGQEISLPQPYHASNSKAILAPYFRDSPTIFFD, from the coding sequence ATGGAAAAGAAAATTATCGTCATTTTAGGTGGCACCTCTGGGGTCGGTAAAGCGATCGCACAGAGTTTTAACAAAGATGAAGCACACGTAATCATCGTTGGTCGAAGTGAAATAAAGGCTCAAGCGATTATCTCTCAAGCACAAGCTCATATTGACTTTGTGGGTGGAGACTTGACAGATTTTCAGGCTCAGCAAGATGTGGTGAATCAGATTGGCAGATATGTTGATCATGTGGACGTCTTGATCGATACCTTCGGTGTTTTCCCAAACACACCACAAGTCAATATTCGGCAAAACCTACAAGTGCATGCAGAGGTCATTCAGTTACTTATACCACTATTAGCCAAGAGCAAACAAGCACGCCTTGCTTTAGTAACTGGCCATCAACTGGCTATCAAGCTATCACCAATTTGTGAAAGACAAGACAATACCATAGCGCGTGGCATTTGGGAGATCACGCATAAAACCTTACTCATGACCTTATTAGCAGCAGTACTATCATCCAAAAATATGATGGCAAATAGTTTTTATCCTGGTGAGGTACAGAGTGAGCTGATGAGCTGGACTAAAAATTTAAGCAACCAAACTGTCTCTGTTGGTCGTTTCCTAGCCTTATCAGATACATTAGATGATGTCACAGGTAAAATGTTCGACCAGTTTGGTCAAGAAATTAGTTTGCCTCAACCCTATCATGCAAGCAATAGTAAAGCCATCTTAGCACCATATTTTCGAGATAGTCCCACCATCTTTTTTGACTGA
- the menA gene encoding 1,4-dihydroxy-2-naphthoate polyprenyltransferase, whose protein sequence is MSFSTFLNLVEIKTKLASFFPFMIGVLFSISYFGQIHWINTLIFFCGMLSFDMATTAINNYMDFKKAKSDVYKYEENIIGQLDLSLRLIRWLIFAMIAFTLVTGLYLTTQAGWLFMLIGGMCCFIGIFYTYGPIPLSRMPLGELFSGFTMGLGIFLLVLCVNVTHKPPFYLQVNFRTGLFHLDGNIWSITAVILAALPLIASIANVMLANNLRDLDLDIQNHRYTLIYYIGRPMGINLFKALAMLGYLTLIIGMISGIYHWPVLITFVSMPLVWKNCLQFQKVLPHPRSFGYAIKNLVVFNACYGLALLISILIYR, encoded by the coding sequence ATGTCGTTCAGTACCTTTTTAAATTTGGTTGAGATTAAAACGAAACTCGCCAGTTTCTTCCCATTTATGATTGGTGTCTTATTCTCCATCAGCTATTTTGGCCAGATACACTGGATCAATACCTTGATATTTTTCTGTGGTATGCTTAGTTTTGATATGGCGACCACAGCCATTAACAACTATATGGACTTCAAAAAAGCCAAATCTGATGTTTATAAGTATGAGGAAAATATTATCGGTCAACTTGACCTTTCCTTGAGGCTCATTCGGTGGCTTATCTTTGCCATGATTGCCTTTACTTTGGTTACTGGTCTCTACCTAACGACTCAAGCTGGCTGGTTATTTATGCTAATTGGTGGCATGTGTTGCTTTATCGGAATTTTTTATACCTATGGGCCAATCCCCTTATCCAGAATGCCTTTAGGCGAGTTATTCAGTGGTTTTACCATGGGACTGGGGATTTTCTTATTAGTCCTTTGTGTGAATGTCACACACAAGCCACCATTTTATTTACAAGTCAATTTCAGAACTGGTCTGTTTCATCTAGACGGTAATATCTGGTCGATTACTGCAGTTATACTTGCGGCCCTCCCGCTCATTGCCTCAATCGCTAACGTCATGCTAGCCAATAATTTGCGAGATCTGGACTTAGATATCCAGAATCATCGCTATACCTTAATTTATTATATAGGCCGCCCCATGGGCATTAACCTGTTTAAGGCTTTGGCAATGCTGGGTTACCTGACACTAATTATCGGTATGATCAGCGGTATCTATCATTGGCCTGTTCTAATCACCTTTGTGTCAATGCCACTTGTCTGGAAAAATTGCCTACAATTCCAAAAAGTGCTACCACATCCTAGAAGTTTTGGCTATGCCATCAAGAATTTAGTTGTCTTTAATGCCTGCTATGGGTTGGCACTCTTGATTAGTATCCTCATCTATCGATAA
- a CDS encoding mannitol-1-phosphate 5-dehydrogenase: MKKAVHFGAGNIGRGFIGEVLHDNDFEVTFVDVNETVIDALNARGSYEIELAEDAATRIPINHVSGINNGKDPEAVVQAIKAAHIVTTAIGPNILPFIAELIAKGIQARKLAKITAPIDFIACENMIGGSDFLKTKVLPFLSEADIAYVDTYVGFPNAAVDRIVPGQTHVDPLFVVVEPFSEWVIDESQMRNTVIHLKGVHYASDLEPFIERKLFSVNTGHATVAYNGFYYGYKTIDTALQDERVMTALINTQKETRDLLLAKWELFDETELLAYHEKIRGRFVNPHLSDDISRVARTPIRKLGYNERFIRPIRELNDRNLSFASHLSTAAKIFKYKDAADEQAVDLQNRLTTEPLQSVIKAVTGLEDMSLVKALEASITAL, from the coding sequence ATGAAAAAAGCAGTACATTTTGGCGCAGGGAATATCGGACGAGGGTTTATAGGGGAAGTGCTTCATGACAATGATTTTGAGGTGACATTTGTAGATGTCAATGAAACTGTCATCGATGCTTTGAATGCCCGTGGTAGTTATGAAATTGAACTAGCAGAAGATGCAGCAACACGTATCCCGATTAATCATGTATCTGGTATTAATAATGGTAAAGATCCTGAAGCTGTTGTTCAGGCAATTAAAGCAGCTCATATTGTGACAACGGCGATTGGTCCGAACATCTTGCCATTCATCGCTGAGCTGATTGCAAAGGGGATTCAAGCCAGGAAGTTAGCAAAAATTACTGCGCCGATTGATTTTATTGCTTGTGAAAATATGATAGGTGGGTCGGACTTTCTAAAAACCAAAGTCCTACCGTTTCTAAGTGAGGCTGATATAGCCTATGTTGATACCTACGTTGGTTTTCCTAATGCTGCGGTTGACAGAATCGTACCTGGTCAAACACATGTCGATCCATTGTTCGTGGTTGTAGAACCATTTAGTGAATGGGTCATTGATGAAAGTCAAATGAGAAATACGGTGATTCATCTAAAAGGTGTTCATTATGCAAGTGACCTAGAACCGTTTATCGAACGTAAATTATTTTCTGTCAATACAGGCCATGCGACCGTTGCTTATAATGGGTTTTACTATGGCTATAAGACGATTGATACTGCCTTACAAGATGAGCGGGTGATGACAGCGCTTATCAATACGCAAAAAGAGACCCGGGATCTCTTACTTGCAAAATGGGAGTTGTTCGATGAAACAGAACTCCTTGCCTATCATGAAAAAATTCGTGGCCGTTTTGTTAACCCGCATTTATCGGATGATATCAGCCGAGTTGCAAGGACACCAATCCGAAAATTGGGTTACAATGAACGGTTCATCAGACCAATTAGAGAATTAAATGACCGCAACCTATCATTTGCCAGTCACTTGTCGACAGCAGCTAAAATTTTCAAGTACAAGGATGCGGCCGATGAACAAGCCGTTGACCTACAAAATCGGCTTACGACAGAACCACTACAGTCAGTGATTAAAGCAGTAACAGGCCTTGAAGATATGAGCTTAGTTAAGGCACTTGAGGCCAGTATTACCGCCTTATAA
- a CDS encoding PTS sugar transporter subunit IIA → MDIQKNLIKLGQTFTTKEEAITFCGEQLLAGGYVTADYLPAMLERNQELSVYMGNFIAIPHGTDAAKKEVLKTGITIVQVPRGVNFGDAADPKIATVLFGIAGVGNEHLELIQKISIFCADVDNVVKLADAQTADEIADLLNSVEV, encoded by the coding sequence ATGGACATTCAAAAAAATCTGATTAAACTAGGACAGACATTTACAACAAAAGAGGAAGCCATAACCTTTTGTGGGGAACAGCTCTTAGCTGGTGGTTATGTTACCGCTGATTATCTACCAGCAATGCTGGAACGCAATCAAGAGTTATCTGTTTATATGGGGAATTTCATTGCGATTCCACATGGCACAGATGCGGCTAAAAAAGAAGTGCTTAAAACAGGGATTACTATCGTACAAGTCCCTCGTGGTGTGAACTTTGGAGATGCAGCAGATCCTAAAATTGCAACAGTCCTCTTTGGCATTGCAGGTGTCGGAAATGAGCATTTAGAATTGATTCAAAAAATTTCTATCTTTTGTGCAGATGTTGATAATGTTGTCAAACTTGCAGATGCACAAACAGCGGATGAAATAGCAGATTTGTTGAATTCGGTTGAAGTATAG
- a CDS encoding BglG family transcription antiterminator: MLVTNREQEIINEIVKKGKVSITELLEVVGVSRRTLYRDLQNLQQFLPKYQVNLIKTDNFYQLTGDLSQLIDRRVVDVFSQTERHFLELILLIFEQGKLTTLMDRFAISQPTATNDIKVIEENLAFTGAGLVREGGLEVIASEYSKRTLLVSSLVSNLPTSDIFKFTAAIYANNKIAQLFDQANFERVTQAFQRSKIVNISDRTQGVLRLFFIVTLERISQGHMIENHYHFHPSKDALDFVTRIVQNLDQARINLQEIIYLANMTDVLHFDKGGNFLFNEKYDTSFSYKVRQLIEDVGSKSGLNFSRDDKIFALLNTHLRSSFTLPQLFSDDKNELISRMQDEHLTLFQYVGETLVAVFEKKFANQEIALVTLHFVSTLESSNRVFPMNALLITSRGLVSMEFLARNLQTQFPFITSIKIVQVSQVVDDMFAHFDIVFTTEKLDGIYQIGDKLIKIAASLALSNISEITHAIRLIRNQSKPRDFSEGTTENSLDFQDFFVKSQVILQNFSLAKLDNTGDFDETIYELMQHDELIDWELLDRFKRTSFGIPKTNLALIHGVSDRVKRPEFKIFDLTHEIEVMGMDKQVMSASRILFLTAPQTLDEIYNYMLGKISSSIIENTLYTVIYSSGNFQIIYELLSKIINDSFAKYDK, encoded by the coding sequence ATGTTAGTAACAAATCGTGAACAAGAGATTATTAATGAAATCGTCAAGAAAGGTAAGGTAAGTATTACTGAACTACTTGAAGTAGTTGGTGTGAGTCGTCGAACACTTTACAGGGACTTGCAAAATTTACAACAATTTTTACCAAAATATCAAGTAAACTTGATAAAAACAGATAATTTTTATCAGTTGACAGGTGATCTATCACAGCTGATTGATCGCCGTGTTGTTGACGTGTTCAGTCAGACGGAACGTCATTTTTTGGAGCTTATTTTACTGATTTTTGAGCAAGGTAAATTGACGACTTTGATGGATCGTTTTGCAATTAGTCAACCAACGGCTACAAATGACATCAAGGTCATTGAAGAGAATCTAGCATTTACTGGAGCTGGACTTGTTCGTGAGGGAGGTCTAGAGGTGATCGCAAGTGAATATAGCAAGAGAACCCTACTCGTATCAAGTCTTGTCAGTAATTTACCTACAAGTGATATCTTTAAATTTACTGCCGCCATTTACGCCAATAATAAAATAGCCCAGCTCTTTGATCAAGCCAATTTTGAACGGGTCACGCAAGCTTTTCAACGATCAAAAATAGTCAACATTTCCGATCGGACACAGGGTGTGCTACGTCTCTTTTTTATCGTGACACTGGAAAGGATCAGTCAAGGCCACATGATTGAGAATCATTATCATTTTCATCCCTCAAAGGATGCACTTGATTTTGTAACGAGGATTGTGCAAAATCTGGATCAGGCTAGGATTAATCTACAAGAGATTATTTATCTGGCCAATATGACTGATGTCCTGCATTTTGATAAAGGTGGGAATTTTCTGTTCAATGAAAAATATGATACTAGTTTTTCATATAAAGTACGGCAACTGATTGAAGATGTTGGTAGTAAAAGTGGCCTAAATTTTAGTCGGGATGACAAGATTTTTGCTCTGCTTAACACCCATCTTCGAAGTAGTTTCACTTTACCTCAACTTTTTTCGGATGACAAAAATGAGCTGATTTCACGGATGCAAGATGAGCATCTAACCTTATTTCAGTATGTGGGTGAAACCTTAGTCGCTGTCTTTGAAAAAAAGTTTGCCAATCAAGAAATTGCGTTGGTAACCCTACACTTTGTTTCAACTCTGGAAAGTTCTAACCGTGTTTTTCCGATGAACGCACTCCTCATAACCAGTCGCGGTCTCGTATCAATGGAATTTTTAGCGCGTAATCTTCAAACACAGTTTCCCTTTATTACGTCAATCAAGATTGTACAAGTTAGCCAGGTAGTGGATGATATGTTTGCACATTTTGATATAGTATTTACGACTGAGAAATTAGATGGCATATATCAGATAGGGGACAAGTTAATCAAGATTGCTGCTAGCCTTGCTCTGTCTAATATATCAGAGATTACACATGCCATTCGCTTGATTAGAAATCAAAGCAAGCCTAGAGATTTTTCAGAAGGTACAACTGAGAATAGCCTAGATTTTCAAGATTTCTTTGTCAAAAGTCAGGTCATTTTACAAAACTTTAGCTTAGCTAAACTTGACAACACAGGTGATTTTGATGAAACGATTTATGAGTTGATGCAGCATGATGAGCTGATTGACTGGGAATTGTTAGACCGCTTTAAACGGACGTCATTTGGTATTCCTAAGACCAATCTCGCCTTGATTCATGGTGTTTCTGATCGTGTTAAACGACCAGAGTTTAAAATTTTTGATCTCACTCATGAGATTGAGGTGATGGGAATGGATAAGCAAGTGATGTCAGCAAGTCGCATTCTATTTTTGACAGCACCACAAACACTAGATGAGATTTATAATTATATGCTAGGGAAAATTTCTAGTTCTATCATTGAGAACACCCTCTATACGGTCATCTATAGCTCTGGTAACTTTCAAATTATCTATGAGTTACTTAGCAAAATTATTAATGATAGTTTTGCAAAATATGATAAATAA
- a CDS encoding PTS transporter subunit EIIC has translation MNEEKAKFSLKVAVQRIGSALSSMVMPNIPILIAWGVITTLFIGDGWLPNPQFALLVGPMLAYLIPIMIGYTGGKNVYDHRGGVVGAIATMGAIVATQGSIPFLNTVSGMDPSSANFVNNFKDAVASRGTDVPMILAAMILGPLGAWVIKKFDEWAQPKVKAGLEMLVNNFSAGLIGFAMALIANKVVGPVIEALTKVMAHGVDFLISNHLIPLANLFIEPAKILFLNNAINHGILTPLGTEQVLKTGKSLLFLLEANPGPGLGVLFAFWFFGKGSAKATAPGAIIIHFIGGIHEIYFPYVMMKPALFGAVMAGGVTGTFVNNMLGSGLKAPASPGSIIAILSMTPKGIGSFAAVLAGVISAAIVSFLVAALILKNDKSMVDDSALESAQAELASNKAVAKGQAQVSTETAIVATNIKHIIFACDAGMGSSAMGASILRDKVKKAGLNLDVTNRAIANLTDAADTLVVTQEELAPRAAQMAPSSTRVAVSNFLNSPKYEAIIASLTGSNTHGQVVTAAVETSNEIDLNLIDEVVFAHDATSVGSATMGKETINAIFKNNGVKIPVSDVEFLALSAYNAANIVVVVTQDNLDTAKQYAPNAQYLSVDSLITTHEYDKMVARMRK, from the coding sequence ATGAACGAAGAAAAAGCTAAATTTAGCTTAAAAGTAGCGGTACAACGTATCGGATCTGCTTTGTCAAGCATGGTGATGCCTAATATTCCTATTCTAATTGCATGGGGGGTTATCACAACTTTATTTATTGGGGATGGTTGGCTACCCAACCCACAATTTGCTTTGCTAGTTGGGCCAATGCTTGCCTATCTGATTCCGATTATGATCGGGTATACGGGTGGTAAAAATGTCTATGACCATCGTGGTGGTGTCGTTGGTGCGATTGCAACAATGGGTGCAATCGTTGCTACCCAAGGATCAATTCCGTTTTTAAATACTGTCTCAGGCATGGATCCATCAAGTGCTAACTTTGTAAATAATTTTAAAGATGCCGTTGCAAGTAGAGGGACAGACGTCCCAATGATTTTAGCAGCTATGATTTTAGGGCCACTTGGTGCTTGGGTAATCAAGAAATTTGACGAGTGGGCACAGCCTAAAGTTAAAGCAGGACTTGAAATGTTGGTTAATAACTTTTCAGCTGGTTTGATTGGGTTTGCCATGGCACTTATTGCCAATAAAGTTGTTGGACCAGTCATTGAAGCATTGACAAAAGTGATGGCACATGGGGTTGATTTTCTCATTTCAAATCATTTAATTCCACTCGCTAACTTATTTATTGAACCTGCAAAAATTCTCTTCCTAAATAATGCCATCAACCATGGTATCCTAACACCACTTGGGACTGAACAAGTCTTAAAAACTGGTAAATCTCTACTCTTCTTACTTGAAGCGAATCCTGGCCCTGGTCTTGGCGTACTCTTCGCTTTCTGGTTCTTTGGTAAAGGATCGGCAAAAGCAACCGCACCTGGTGCGATTATCATCCACTTTATCGGTGGGATTCATGAAATTTATTTCCCTTATGTCATGATGAAACCTGCTTTATTTGGTGCGGTTATGGCCGGTGGTGTGACGGGTACTTTCGTAAATAACATGTTAGGCAGTGGCCTTAAAGCACCTGCGTCTCCGGGATCAATTATTGCGATTCTATCGATGACACCAAAAGGGATTGGTAGCTTTGCGGCCGTTCTTGCAGGTGTTATTTCAGCCGCGATTGTTTCCTTCTTAGTCGCTGCATTAATTCTTAAAAATGACAAATCAATGGTTGATGATTCAGCACTGGAGTCAGCTCAAGCAGAACTTGCTTCAAATAAAGCTGTTGCCAAAGGACAAGCTCAAGTATCAACTGAAACGGCGATTGTTGCAACTAATATTAAACACATCATCTTTGCCTGTGATGCAGGTATGGGCTCATCAGCGATGGGTGCTTCAATCCTACGCGATAAGGTCAAAAAAGCAGGTCTCAATTTAGATGTCACAAACCGTGCTATCGCTAATTTAACAGATGCAGCCGATACACTGGTTGTGACACAAGAAGAACTTGCCCCGCGTGCAGCACAAATGGCACCAAGTTCAACACGAGTTGCCGTATCCAACTTCTTAAATTCACCTAAATATGAGGCTATCATTGCCAGTTTAACTGGCAGTAACACACATGGTCAGGTTGTAACTGCAGCAGTTGAAACTAGTAATGAGATTGACTTAAACTTGATTGATGAAGTTGTCTTTGCACATGATGCTACATCTGTTGGTAGTGCGACCATGGGTAAAGAAACGATTAATGCCATCTTCAAAAATAATGGTGTAAAAATTCCTGTTTCAGATGTTGAGTTCTTAGCATTATCTGCATATAATGCAGCCAATATAGTTGTTGTTGTCACCCAAGACAATTTAGATACTGCAAAACAATATGCACCAAATGCGCAATACCTGAGTGTAGATAGTTTGATTACCACACATGAGTATGATAAAATGGTGGCAAGAATGAGGAAGTGA
- a CDS encoding putative RNA methyltransferase encodes MLKKIDKAAQYLAKNTPSLRCPICHASVKLDDYALICEAGHTYNLNKKGSINFLTIKPDTTHYTRAMFEPRRQLIQAGMYAPVLAEIQNRLTSGNLLDVGSGEGSFLNLLSVSGSKFGFDIARDGINMASEYTELEAFFSLADLTNLPFSDQAMGTVLNIFTPSNYREFKRVLADDGQVIKVIPDRYYLQELRTAFGMAVDYDNQEVIHKFAENFPDYTQKEVKYTFELPPQLRDAFLSMSPLEWQVSASEKARIAQNPPQVATIHVQILQGKKS; translated from the coding sequence ATGCTGAAAAAAATTGATAAAGCTGCGCAATACTTAGCAAAAAATACGCCCTCACTGCGCTGTCCGATTTGTCACGCATCAGTTAAACTTGACGACTATGCGCTCATCTGTGAGGCAGGTCATACATATAACCTGAATAAAAAAGGAAGTATTAACTTCTTAACAATCAAACCAGATACGACCCACTATACCAGAGCCATGTTTGAACCACGTAGGCAATTGATACAAGCAGGGATGTATGCGCCTGTCTTAGCTGAAATTCAAAATAGATTAACTTCAGGGAATCTATTAGATGTCGGTAGTGGTGAAGGTAGCTTTTTAAATCTATTAAGCGTTTCGGGCAGTAAGTTTGGCTTTGATATCGCGCGTGATGGGATCAATATGGCGAGTGAGTATACAGAACTAGAGGCCTTCTTTAGTTTGGCTGATTTGACCAATTTACCTTTTTCAGATCAGGCCATGGGGACTGTCTTAAATATCTTTACCCCGTCAAATTATCGAGAATTTAAGCGTGTTTTAGCAGATGATGGACAAGTGATTAAAGTGATTCCAGACCGGTATTACTTGCAAGAATTACGGACGGCATTTGGCATGGCAGTTGATTATGATAATCAGGAGGTCATCCATAAATTTGCTGAAAACTTTCCAGATTATACACAAAAGGAAGTCAAATATACATTTGAACTCCCACCGCAGTTACGAGACGCTTTTTTGTCTATGAGTCCACTAGAATGGCAAGTTTCTGCATCAGAAAAGGCAAGGATTGCCCAAAATCCACCACAAGTAGCAACCATCCATGTCCAAATTTTACAAGGGAAAAAGTCTTGA
- a CDS encoding copper homeostasis protein CutC, giving the protein MLIREFCAENFTDIPRVTAAGVERIELCDNLAQGGTTPSYGVIKETADYLSERKTTFATMIRPRGGDFVYHSIEVRIMETDILKALEAGTNELVFGALTPENELDIDVLETLMIASQGLPVTFHMAFDAIPYEQQKTALDTLVELGFDKILMHGDSLDKPVNTEHIAELVKHASGRIQILAGGGVSAETAQAVADLTGSQYVHGTRIISY; this is encoded by the coding sequence ATGTTAATCAGAGAATTTTGTGCAGAGAATTTCACCGATATCCCTCGTGTGACCGCTGCTGGGGTTGAACGCATCGAGCTATGTGATAACCTTGCCCAAGGTGGGACAACACCTAGTTATGGTGTGATCAAAGAAACAGCCGACTACCTTAGTGAACGTAAAACGACATTTGCGACCATGATTCGCCCACGTGGTGGTGATTTTGTCTACCATTCTATCGAAGTTCGTATCATGGAAACAGACATTCTAAAGGCGTTAGAAGCTGGTACCAACGAATTAGTCTTTGGTGCTTTAACTCCTGAAAATGAATTAGATATCGACGTCCTAGAAACACTGATGATTGCCAGTCAAGGCCTACCAGTTACTTTCCACATGGCCTTTGATGCCATCCCTTATGAGCAACAAAAAACTGCGCTTGACACCTTAGTAGAGCTTGGATTTGATAAGATTCTGATGCATGGTGATAGCCTAGATAAACCAGTTAACACCGAGCACATCGCTGAATTAGTCAAGCACGCATCAGGTCGCATTCAAATCCTCGCAGGCGGTGGCGTTTCAGCTGAAACTGCCCAAGCTGTAGCTGATTTGACTGGTAGCCAATATGTCCATGGGACAAGAATTATATCTTATTAA
- a CDS encoding RpiB/LacA/LacB family sugar-phosphate isomerase, with the protein MKIIMASDHAGVALKLEIKALLTEMGHEVEDMGPYDTTAVDLSDFVYPAALKVSQENVRGIFVDGVGYGSALIANRIYGIDAVVCQDPFCAKLARQHTDSNVLCLGGKIIGSAIALDIVNTWMTTDFLAEEKYIRRVEKVKAISEKHLVKLT; encoded by the coding sequence TGGCGAGTGACCATGCTGGCGTTGCATTAAAATTAGAAATAAAAGCGTTATTGACAGAAATGGGTCATGAGGTCGAAGATATGGGACCTTACGATACAACGGCAGTAGATTTATCAGATTTTGTTTATCCGGCCGCTCTTAAAGTGAGTCAAGAAAATGTTCGGGGTATCTTTGTTGATGGTGTAGGGTATGGGTCAGCCTTGATTGCTAACCGGATCTACGGCATTGATGCAGTTGTGTGCCAAGATCCATTTTGCGCAAAACTGGCGCGCCAACATACGGACAGTAATGTCCTTTGTTTAGGTGGTAAAATCATCGGATCAGCTATCGCCTTGGACATCGTGAATACATGGATGACAACAGATTTCCTTGCAGAAGAAAAATATATTCGCCGTGTTGAAAAAGTCAAAGCGATTTCAGAAAAACACTTGGTGAAATTGACTTAA